In Streptomyces sp. NBC_01717, one DNA window encodes the following:
- a CDS encoding FAD-dependent oxidoreductase has product MSTHYPIAIIGGGLGGLTAARVLHTAGIEATLFELEASAEARTQGGMLDIHEENGQKALHAAGLYDDFCKIIHEGGQAMRLVGADGTVHVSKEDDDSGDRPEVDRGDLRDLLLNSLPGDMIRWGSKVTGARPLGDGRHEVAFADGSTMTTDLLVGADGAWSRIRPLVSNARPAYTGISFVETDLLDADGRHPRSAAAIGGGFFICLGDQRGFLAHRETDGSLHVYTALKADEGWLDTVDFGDTAAAKAAVLAHFEGWDEGLRGLVADADGPLTPRRIHALPIGHRWDRVPGVTLLGDAAHLMSPFAGEGANLAMLDGAELGRAIAAHAGDVEAGLAAYEEALFPRSEASAAESASSLETMFGEGGLEKTIEFFTTGPAGA; this is encoded by the coding sequence CTCACCGCCGCCCGGGTCCTGCACACGGCCGGCATCGAGGCGACGCTCTTCGAGCTGGAGGCGTCCGCGGAGGCCCGCACGCAGGGCGGCATGCTCGACATCCATGAGGAGAACGGCCAGAAAGCACTGCATGCCGCCGGCCTTTACGACGACTTCTGCAAGATCATCCACGAGGGCGGCCAGGCCATGCGCCTTGTTGGCGCCGACGGCACTGTCCACGTCTCCAAGGAGGACGACGACAGCGGTGACCGCCCCGAGGTGGACCGGGGCGATCTGCGCGACCTGCTGCTGAACTCCCTGCCGGGCGACATGATCCGCTGGGGCAGCAAGGTGACCGGCGCGCGTCCGCTGGGCGACGGACGCCACGAGGTGGCCTTCGCCGACGGCTCCACCATGACCACCGACCTGTTGGTCGGCGCCGACGGCGCCTGGTCGCGGATCCGGCCACTGGTCTCGAACGCCAGGCCTGCCTACACCGGCATCTCGTTCGTGGAGACCGACCTCCTGGACGCAGATGGCCGCCACCCGCGCAGCGCCGCCGCCATCGGTGGCGGGTTCTTCATCTGCCTCGGCGACCAGCGCGGCTTCCTCGCCCACCGGGAGACCGACGGCAGCCTCCACGTCTACACCGCCCTCAAGGCCGACGAGGGCTGGCTGGACACGGTCGACTTCGGCGACACGGCAGCCGCCAAGGCGGCGGTCCTCGCACACTTCGAGGGCTGGGACGAGGGCCTGCGTGGCCTTGTCGCCGATGCCGACGGCCCGCTCACTCCCCGCCGCATCCACGCCCTGCCCATCGGACACCGCTGGGACCGGGTGCCGGGCGTGACACTGCTGGGCGACGCCGCCCACCTGATGTCCCCCTTCGCCGGGGAGGGCGCCAACCTGGCCATGCTCGACGGCGCGGAACTCGGCCGGGCCATCGCGGCTCACGCAGGCGACGTCGAGGCCGGCCTGGCCGCGTACGAGGAGGCACTCTTCCCCCGCAGCGAGGCGTCCGCCGCCGAGTCCGCCAGCAGCCTGGAGACCATGTTCGGCGAGGGCGGCCTGGAGAAGACGATCGAGTTCTTCACCACCGGCCCGGCGGGTGCGTGA